A portion of the Pseudoxanthomonas sp. JBR18 genome contains these proteins:
- a CDS encoding DUF4097 family beta strand repeat-containing protein encodes MRPIALSLLFLLATAARASTPIDQTRPLDPRGKVEVQNVKGRIQVRAWDRPEVQIRGSLGEGVEKLEIEGDRGSLEIKVRYPRNGGWGGKSSEPSDLLLMVPLRASLDLHAVSADVDVSGVAPDSLSIESVSGQVTVAAAPGTLSVESVSGDVTVTANSPEVSINTVSGGVDLRGRLDGKVEAETVSGSIRVAVKDQALRDLSTNSVSGDTRVSTALARNGKLSLSSVSGGLLVVLPRAVSAHVTAESFSGTLRAPDATIERPRHGPGSSLDARYGSGEGEVTLETFSGDAELRLE; translated from the coding sequence ATGCGCCCGATCGCCCTGTCCCTGCTGTTTCTCCTCGCCACCGCCGCACGGGCGTCCACGCCCATCGACCAGACCCGCCCTCTGGATCCGCGCGGCAAGGTCGAGGTGCAGAACGTCAAGGGCCGCATCCAGGTCCGCGCCTGGGACCGGCCGGAAGTGCAGATCCGCGGCTCCCTGGGCGAGGGGGTGGAGAAGCTGGAGATCGAAGGCGACCGCGGCAGCCTGGAGATCAAGGTGCGCTATCCGCGCAATGGCGGCTGGGGTGGAAAGTCCAGCGAACCCAGCGACCTGCTGCTGATGGTGCCGCTGCGCGCCTCGCTGGATCTGCACGCGGTCTCGGCCGATGTGGACGTGTCCGGCGTGGCCCCCGACAGCCTGTCCATCGAGAGCGTCAGCGGTCAGGTCACCGTGGCCGCCGCGCCCGGAACGCTGTCGGTGGAGAGCGTCAGCGGCGATGTCACCGTGACCGCCAACAGCCCGGAGGTCAGCATCAACACGGTGAGCGGCGGGGTCGACCTGCGCGGACGCCTGGACGGCAAGGTCGAGGCCGAGACCGTGTCCGGCAGCATCCGCGTGGCGGTGAAGGACCAGGCCCTGCGCGACCTGTCGACCAACAGCGTCAGTGGCGACACCCGGGTGTCCACGGCGCTGGCGCGCAACGGCAAGCTGTCGCTGTCCAGCGTCAGCGGTGGCCTGCTGGTGGTGCTGCCGCGCGCGGTCTCCGCGCACGTCACCGCCGAGAGCTTCAGCGGCACGCTGCGCGCGCCCGATGCCACGATCGAACGCCCGCGCCATGGCCCCGGGAGTTCGCTGGACG
- a CDS encoding DUF3597 domain-containing protein, translating into MSLFSSIVNKIFGHAQPAAPATPVAAPGPQVTIVDGSEATADIAPPARNPAPAPAQAAAAAPVDVEAVLTDMAAAKGGKSDWKHSIVDLLKLLDLDSSLDARKQLAEELDVHAGAHGSAEQNIALHKAVMRKLAENGGKVPADLKD; encoded by the coding sequence ATGAGCCTGTTCTCCAGCATCGTCAACAAGATCTTCGGCCATGCCCAGCCGGCCGCGCCGGCGACGCCGGTCGCCGCGCCCGGCCCGCAGGTGACCATCGTCGATGGTTCCGAGGCCACCGCCGACATCGCCCCGCCGGCACGCAACCCGGCCCCGGCCCCGGCCCAGGCCGCTGCCGCCGCGCCGGTGGACGTGGAAGCCGTGCTCACCGACATGGCCGCGGCCAAGGGCGGCAAGAGCGACTGGAAGCATTCCATCGTCGACCTGCTCAAGCTGCTGGACCTGGATTCCAGCCTGGATGCGCGCAAGCAGTTGGCCGAGGAACTGGACGTGCACGCCGGCGCCCATGGCAGCGCCGAGCAGAACATCGCCCTGCATAAGGCGGTCATGCGCAAGTTGGCCGAGAACGGCGGCAAGGTCCCCGCCGACCTGAAGGACTGA
- a CDS encoding methyl-accepting chemotaxis protein, with the protein MSSSPPPAQSAGTTLDTLPEVPVALLRLSAEGLITAGNRMALDVLGCSAEQLAGAPAAQLWGLDPAVLGTEGVWVAPGDDPARRVRYQREAQAGGWLLSLPHVETAALLRDARALSTTTTATPMAVSTPMQPLVQRLAQAAADRQLLLQAGQALAACELTPPMMPADVEGEVGGKLRAGFGNLAEAIRQAVALSVQIASQVPHLVAENDELARQTQAQGEALEEVMEATRRLTERLQGVGEELRQVMDVAASADERARQGREAASGLNAAMLEVERRAARASEVIEVIDSVAFQTNILSINASIEAAHAGPAGKGFAVVAGEIRRLAERAASGARDVRVIIDETSAAVGEGAQSARRTEEVLEGIGALMGRASGAMATVAERLGAQGGEIRAIESSVDAVVALGRSNLEHAEQVARRSEALGAGTETLRDCVGLFRLPEDPMREPRHATVRALAEEAARRIGMALQQALDQHRIEPAALFGRDYTPIPGTSPEKYTSGFDRLCDQVLPAFQEPVLDAQPWIVFAICANPDGYVPTHNLRFTQPLTGDPAVDLVGNRTKRIFTDRVGRSVGAHTDPYRLQVYRRDTGQIMFDLSVPVMVGRRHWGGFRVGYTLE; encoded by the coding sequence ATGTCGTCGTCTCCGCCGCCGGCGCAGTCCGCCGGAACCACGCTCGATACCCTGCCGGAGGTGCCGGTGGCCCTGCTTCGGCTCTCGGCCGAGGGCCTGATCACCGCCGGCAACCGCATGGCCCTGGACGTGCTGGGCTGCAGCGCCGAGCAACTGGCCGGCGCGCCGGCCGCGCAGCTGTGGGGGCTCGACCCGGCCGTGCTGGGCACCGAGGGGGTGTGGGTCGCGCCCGGCGATGACCCCGCGCGCCGGGTGCGCTACCAGCGCGAGGCCCAGGCCGGCGGCTGGCTGCTGTCGTTGCCGCATGTGGAAACCGCTGCCCTGCTGCGCGATGCGCGCGCACTGTCCACCACCACCACTGCCACGCCGATGGCGGTCTCCACCCCGATGCAGCCGCTGGTGCAGCGCCTGGCCCAGGCCGCCGCCGATCGCCAGCTGCTGCTGCAGGCCGGGCAGGCGCTGGCGGCCTGCGAACTGACCCCGCCGATGATGCCCGCCGACGTGGAAGGCGAGGTCGGCGGCAAGCTGCGCGCGGGCTTCGGCAACCTGGCCGAGGCGATCCGCCAGGCCGTGGCGCTGTCTGTGCAGATTGCCAGCCAGGTCCCGCACCTGGTGGCCGAGAACGACGAACTCGCACGTCAGACGCAGGCGCAGGGCGAGGCCCTGGAAGAGGTCATGGAGGCGACCCGCCGCCTGACCGAGCGCCTTCAGGGCGTGGGCGAGGAACTGCGCCAGGTGATGGACGTGGCCGCCAGCGCAGATGAACGCGCACGCCAGGGCCGCGAGGCCGCCAGTGGGCTCAACGCGGCCATGCTGGAGGTCGAGCGCCGCGCCGCGCGTGCCAGCGAGGTGATCGAGGTCATCGACTCGGTCGCCTTCCAGACCAACATCCTGTCCATCAATGCCAGCATCGAGGCGGCCCACGCAGGCCCCGCCGGCAAGGGCTTTGCCGTGGTGGCCGGAGAGATCCGGCGCCTGGCCGAACGTGCGGCCAGCGGCGCGCGCGACGTGCGGGTGATCATCGATGAAACCAGCGCCGCGGTGGGCGAGGGTGCCCAGTCCGCCCGCCGGACCGAGGAGGTGCTGGAAGGGATCGGCGCATTGATGGGGCGGGCCAGCGGGGCGATGGCCACCGTGGCCGAACGGCTGGGCGCACAGGGGGGCGAGATCCGGGCGATCGAATCCTCGGTCGATGCGGTGGTCGCACTGGGCCGCTCCAACCTGGAGCACGCCGAGCAGGTCGCCCGCCGCAGCGAGGCGCTGGGGGCTGGCACCGAGACCCTGCGCGACTGCGTGGGCCTGTTCCGCCTGCCCGAGGACCCGATGCGCGAGCCGCGTCATGCCACGGTGCGCGCCCTGGCCGAGGAGGCCGCGCGCAGGATCGGCATGGCCCTGCAGCAGGCGCTGGACCAGCACCGGATCGAGCCGGCCGCGCTGTTCGGCCGCGATTACACGCCCATCCCGGGGACCTCGCCGGAAAAGTACACCAGCGGCTTCGACCGGCTGTGCGACCAGGTGCTGCCGGCCTTCCAGGAGCCGGTGCTCGACGCCCAGCCGTGGATCGTCTTCGCCATCTGCGCCAATCCGGACGGCTACGTGCCCACCCACAACCTGCGCTTCACCCAGCCGCTGACCGGGGACCCGGCGGTCGATCTGGTCGGCAACCGCACCAAGCGCATCTTCACCGACCGAGTCGGTCGCAGCGTGGGCGCGCATACCGACCCCTATCGCCTGCAGGTCTATCGCCGCGACACCGGGCAGATCATGTTCGACCTGTCGGTGCCGGTGATGGTCGGCCGCCGCCACTGGGGCGGCTTCCGCGTGGGCTATACGCTGGAGTGA
- a CDS encoding sigma-70 family RNA polymerase sigma factor, producing MDVPDIAQEDVDAPQARAAARGDTQAFEQLYRRHAGRVHGVIVRLVGGHGARAEDLTQETFVRAWRALPEFRFESALSTWLHRLAVNTALMELRSRRGGPRWEEEADHDDAVMVDPRAQGPALRMDLERAVATLPPRARAVLVLHDVEGWKHEEISAQLGMAVGSSKAQLHRARQLLRTRLEAHA from the coding sequence ATGGACGTACCCGACATTGCCCAGGAGGACGTGGATGCGCCGCAGGCGCGCGCCGCCGCGCGTGGCGACACCCAGGCCTTCGAGCAGCTCTACCGGCGGCATGCCGGCCGCGTGCACGGGGTGATCGTACGCTTGGTGGGCGGGCATGGCGCGCGCGCCGAGGACCTGACCCAGGAAACCTTCGTGCGGGCTTGGCGCGCGCTGCCGGAGTTCCGGTTCGAGAGCGCGCTGTCGACCTGGCTGCACCGGCTGGCGGTCAACACCGCGCTGATGGAACTGCGCAGCCGCCGCGGCGGACCGCGCTGGGAAGAGGAAGCCGACCACGACGATGCGGTCATGGTCGACCCACGCGCGCAGGGACCTGCGCTGCGCATGGACCTGGAGCGCGCGGTGGCCACCCTGCCGCCGCGTGCACGCGCGGTGCTGGTCCTGCACGATGTGGAAGGCTGGAAACACGAAGAGATATCCGCGCAGTTGGGCATGGCGGTGGGCAGCTCAAAGGCCCAACTGCACCGCGCCCGCCAGCTGTTGCGGACCCGTTTGGAGGCACACGCATGA